The following coding sequences are from one Mycolicibacterium aichiense window:
- a CDS encoding phosphatase PAP2 family protein: MADVEPVAPPASGEVAALVTIQSTMGTPRVIEVARAMSHFGEHAQGWVAVSALGALAMPKRRRDWVLVGVGAVAAHAAAIAIKLVVRRARPNHPAVAVNVGTPSALSFPSAHATSTTAAAMLLSRATRSRLPLVVVPAMALSRLVLGVHYPTDVLAGAAVGAAVATTASRVAAPQKEKRK, from the coding sequence ATGGCTGACGTCGAGCCCGTTGCGCCACCCGCGAGCGGCGAGGTCGCCGCGCTGGTCACGATCCAATCGACCATGGGTACGCCCCGGGTCATCGAGGTGGCCCGGGCGATGTCGCATTTCGGCGAACACGCCCAGGGCTGGGTCGCGGTATCGGCGCTCGGTGCGCTGGCCATGCCGAAGCGGCGCCGGGACTGGGTGCTGGTCGGCGTCGGTGCCGTTGCCGCGCACGCGGCCGCGATTGCGATCAAGCTGGTGGTCCGCCGCGCGCGCCCCAATCATCCCGCGGTCGCGGTCAACGTCGGCACGCCCAGCGCGCTGAGCTTTCCCTCGGCGCACGCCACCTCCACGACGGCCGCGGCTATGCTGCTGAGCCGGGCCACCCGCTCACGACTGCCGCTGGTAGTGGTGCCCGCGATGGCCCTGTCGCGGCTGGTGCTCGGCGTGCATTACCCGACTGACGTGCTCGCGGGGGCGGCGGTCGGCGCCGCTGTCGCGACGACGGCCAGCCGTGTCGCCGCACCGCAGAAGGAGAAGCGGAAATGA
- the zomB gene encoding flagellar motor control protein ZomB, whose product MTSEPVSAAPTGRRLARVSLWVGVVVTAALWTWGAWQRRWIADDGLIVLRTVRNLLAGNGPVFNAGERVESNTSTLWTYLNYLGALIAGPVQLEYVALALALSLSVAGVVLIMLGTARLFAPSLVGRRAVLLPAGALVYIAIPPARDFATSGLENGLVLAWIGLLWWMMVCWAQAPRLHRGGPVFTAALAFVAGLSVLVRPELALIGGVALIMMLVAARGWITRVIILVAGGLLPVAYQIFRMGYYALLFPQTALAKDASGDKWGQGLIYLANFNQPYALWLAALLVIALGAAVVAARDTSSRAGAPDLSGGRGRLARRIQSPTAVVIFMLVSGLLQALYWIRQGGDFMHGRVLLTPLFCLLTPVAVIPVVLPDPITFSRERATVLAGATIAVWLGLVGWSLWAANSPGLGPDATRVTYSGIVDERRFYSQATGHAHPLTAADYLDYPRMRAVLTAIANTPDGALLLPSGNYDQWDVVPAYPPPPPPPGVSMDTWRRQIAPHTVFFTNLGMLGMNVGLNVRVIDQIGLANPIAAHTARLEDGRIGHDKNLFPDWAVAEGPWFKEHPYVPPYLDEGWIAEAEVALRCPETDAMLNSIRGPLGIRRFLSNVLHAIDFTRYRIDRVPQYELARCGLAEPPLKGTPYTGLPATGP is encoded by the coding sequence CTGACGTCTGAACCGGTTTCGGCCGCGCCGACGGGGCGCCGCCTGGCCCGGGTGAGCCTCTGGGTTGGCGTCGTGGTGACCGCGGCGTTGTGGACGTGGGGCGCCTGGCAGCGCCGCTGGATCGCCGACGACGGCCTGATCGTACTGCGCACGGTGCGCAATCTGTTGGCCGGCAACGGCCCGGTGTTCAACGCCGGAGAGCGGGTGGAATCCAACACCTCCACGCTGTGGACCTACCTGAATTATCTCGGCGCGCTGATCGCCGGGCCGGTGCAGTTGGAGTACGTGGCGCTGGCGCTGGCGCTGAGCCTGTCGGTCGCCGGGGTGGTCTTGATAATGCTGGGCACCGCAAGACTTTTCGCGCCCAGCCTGGTTGGCCGCCGGGCCGTGTTGCTGCCCGCCGGTGCCCTGGTCTACATTGCGATCCCGCCCGCACGGGACTTTGCCACCTCGGGTCTGGAGAACGGACTTGTGCTGGCCTGGATCGGCTTGCTGTGGTGGATGATGGTCTGCTGGGCGCAAGCGCCTCGGTTGCACCGCGGGGGCCCGGTCTTCACTGCCGCGCTGGCCTTCGTCGCCGGCTTGAGCGTGCTGGTGCGGCCCGAACTCGCCCTGATCGGCGGCGTCGCGTTGATCATGATGCTCGTCGCGGCCCGCGGCTGGATCACCCGAGTGATCATCTTGGTCGCCGGTGGCCTGCTCCCGGTGGCCTACCAGATCTTCCGGATGGGTTACTACGCACTGCTTTTCCCACAGACCGCGCTGGCCAAGGATGCCTCGGGAGACAAGTGGGGGCAGGGCCTGATCTATCTGGCCAACTTCAACCAGCCCTATGCATTGTGGCTGGCGGCGCTGCTGGTGATCGCACTGGGTGCGGCGGTGGTCGCCGCGCGCGACACCTCGTCGCGGGCCGGCGCACCGGACCTGTCCGGCGGCCGCGGCCGGTTGGCGCGCAGAATCCAAAGTCCCACTGCCGTCGTGATTTTCATGCTCGTCAGTGGCCTGCTGCAGGCGCTGTACTGGATCCGGCAGGGCGGTGACTTCATGCACGGCCGGGTGTTGCTGACGCCCCTGTTCTGCCTGCTGACTCCCGTCGCGGTGATTCCGGTTGTGCTGCCAGACCCCATCACCTTCTCCCGTGAGCGCGCCACGGTGCTCGCAGGCGCGACCATCGCAGTGTGGCTCGGGCTGGTCGGCTGGTCGCTGTGGGCGGCGAACTCGCCGGGTCTGGGCCCCGACGCCACCCGGGTCACGTATTCGGGCATCGTCGACGAGCGGCGGTTCTACTCCCAGGCCACAGGGCACGCTCACCCGCTTACCGCTGCCGATTACCTGGATTACCCGCGTATGCGCGCGGTGCTGACCGCGATCGCCAACACACCCGATGGCGCGCTACTGCTGCCGTCTGGGAATTACGACCAGTGGGATGTGGTGCCCGCCTACCCGCCGCCGCCACCTCCGCCGGGCGTCTCGATGGATACTTGGCGTCGCCAAATAGCCCCGCACACAGTCTTTTTCACGAACCTCGGCATGCTCGGGATGAACGTCGGGCTGAACGTGAGGGTGATCGACCAGATCGGTCTGGCCAACCCGATCGCAGCGCACACGGCGCGGCTGGAGGATGGCCGGATCGGCCACGACAAGAATTTGTTCCCGGACTGGGCCGTTGCCGAGGGGCCCTGGTTCAAGGAGCACCCCTACGTGCCGCCGTATCTCGACGAGGGGTGGATCGCCGAGGCCGAGGTGGCGCTGAGGTGCCCCGAGACCGACGCGATGCTCAATTCCATCCGGGGCCCGCTCGGTATCCGTCGCTTCTTGTCAAATGTGTTGCACGCGATCGATTTCACCCGGTACCGCATCGATCGCGTTCCGCAGTACGAGCTGGCGCGTTGCGGACTTGCGGAGCCGCCGTTGAAGGGCACCCCCTACACGGGCCTGCCTGCAACGGGTCCCTGA
- a CDS encoding esterase family protein — protein sequence MKFVEKLRGVWLRRLTVAAAAAAVLPGLIGVVGGSATAGAFSKPGLPVEYLEVPSAGMGRDIKIQFQSGGPDSPAVYLLDGLRAQDDFNGWDINTPAFEWYYNSGLSVVMPVGGQSSFYSDWYKPACGKAGCQTYKWETFLTQELPAYLAANKQVKPTGSAAVGLSMAGSAALTLAIYHPEQFPYAGALSGFLNLSEGWWPMLVNLSMGDAGGFKANDMWGPTEDPNSAWKRNDPMVNIQTLINNNTRIWIYCGDGKPSDLDAGTSSGNLFNAKFLESFTLRTNKTFRDTYLAKGGTNGVFNFPANGTHQWNYWGQQLQQMKPDIQRVLGATPTA from the coding sequence ATGAAGTTCGTTGAGAAGTTGCGCGGCGTTTGGCTGCGCCGGCTGACAGTCGCTGCCGCGGCTGCCGCCGTGCTGCCCGGCCTGATCGGCGTCGTCGGCGGCTCCGCAACGGCGGGAGCATTCTCCAAGCCCGGCCTGCCGGTCGAGTACCTCGAAGTGCCGTCCGCAGGCATGGGACGCGACATCAAGATCCAGTTCCAGAGCGGCGGGCCCGACTCGCCCGCGGTCTACCTGCTCGACGGTCTGCGCGCGCAGGACGACTTCAACGGCTGGGACATCAACACCCCGGCGTTCGAGTGGTACTACAACTCCGGCCTGTCGGTCGTCATGCCCGTCGGTGGCCAGTCCAGCTTCTACTCGGATTGGTACAAGCCGGCGTGCGGCAAGGCGGGTTGCCAGACCTACAAGTGGGAGACGTTCCTGACCCAGGAGCTGCCCGCGTACCTGGCCGCCAACAAGCAGGTCAAGCCGACCGGCAGCGCTGCCGTGGGTCTGTCGATGGCCGGCTCCGCCGCCCTGACCCTGGCGATCTACCACCCCGAGCAGTTCCCGTACGCCGGCGCTCTGTCGGGCTTCCTCAACCTCTCCGAGGGCTGGTGGCCGATGCTGGTGAACCTGTCGATGGGCGACGCCGGTGGCTTCAAGGCCAACGACATGTGGGGACCGACCGAGGATCCGAACAGCGCCTGGAAGCGCAACGACCCGATGGTCAACATCCAGACGCTGATCAACAACAACACCCGCATCTGGATCTACTGCGGTGACGGCAAGCCGTCGGACCTGGACGCCGGAACCAGCAGCGGCAACCTGTTCAACGCGAAGTTCCTGGAGAGCTTCACATTGCGGACGAACAAGACGTTCCGCGACACCTACCTGGCCAAGGGTGGCACCAACGGGGTGTTCAACTTCCCCGCCAACGGCACCCACCAGTGGAACTACTGGGGTCAGCAGCTGCAGCAGATGAAGCCGGACATCCAGCGCGTGCTCGGCGCCACGCCGACCGCCTGA
- a CDS encoding decaprenyl-phosphate phosphoribosyltransferase — translation MSEAAAPVSGPPSNLFTGIIKAIRPRQWVKNLLVLLAPIAALGGNVQYDYKEVAVKILIAFASFSLAASCIYLVNDSRDVEADRQHPTKRFRPIAAGVVPPWLAYTLAVVLGIAALALSLLASVNLLIVIAVYIAMQLAYCFGLKHQAVLDICIVSSAYLIRAIAGGAAAGIPLSQWFLLVMTFGSLFMVAGKRYAELQLAERTGAKIRKSLESYTASYLRFVWTVAATAMVVCYSLWAFERDGANASWYAVTIIPITIAILRYAVDVDGGMAGEPEDIALKDRVLQLLLLAWIGTIGAAIAFS, via the coding sequence ATGAGTGAGGCAGCGGCCCCGGTTTCCGGACCGCCGAGCAATCTGTTCACCGGGATTATCAAGGCCATCCGCCCTCGCCAGTGGGTCAAGAACCTGCTCGTGCTGCTCGCCCCCATCGCGGCGCTCGGCGGCAACGTGCAGTACGACTACAAAGAGGTCGCGGTCAAGATCCTGATCGCTTTCGCCTCGTTCTCGCTGGCCGCCTCCTGCATCTACCTGGTGAACGATTCGCGAGACGTCGAAGCGGATCGTCAGCATCCGACCAAACGGTTCCGACCGATCGCCGCGGGTGTGGTTCCCCCGTGGCTGGCATACACGTTGGCGGTCGTGCTGGGCATCGCCGCGCTCGCACTCTCGCTGCTGGCCTCGGTGAACCTGCTCATCGTGATCGCCGTCTACATCGCCATGCAACTCGCCTACTGCTTCGGACTCAAACACCAAGCGGTGCTGGATATCTGCATCGTGTCGTCGGCATACCTGATCCGCGCCATCGCAGGCGGCGCGGCCGCGGGTATCCCGCTGTCACAATGGTTCCTGCTGGTGATGACCTTCGGCTCGCTGTTCATGGTGGCCGGAAAGCGTTATGCCGAACTGCAACTCGCCGAACGGACCGGCGCCAAGATCCGCAAGTCGCTCGAGAGTTACACAGCCTCCTACCTCCGGTTCGTGTGGACGGTGGCGGCCACCGCGATGGTGGTCTGTTACAGCCTGTGGGCTTTTGAGCGTGACGGTGCCAACGCGTCCTGGTACGCGGTCACGATCATTCCCATCACCATCGCGATCCTGCGGTATGCGGTCGACGTCGACGGCGGTATGGCCGGTGAACCCGAGGACATCGCGTTGAAGGACCGGGTGCTGCAGCTGCTGTTGCTGGCTTGGATCGGGACCATCGGTGCAGCGATCGCCTTCAGTTGA
- a CDS encoding N-acetylmuramoyl-L-alanine amidase produces MLPRRPAPTLVFTAIAATVVILPWAITGVPGSEHPDSPKASDTVLSQQPLTGVGGGVTVREISQPTPFSMVALTGTDLTGTSARVRAKRPDGTWGPWYTAETLESNADDSQHGGPRGTDPVFVGSTTSVQIAVTRPPNAPVTTAPPETGKELGYVPATSEQPFAQNISAVLITPPPKAPVDSQWQLPTAALGPGQPPNIISRAQWGADEHIRCGNAAYGNGIRAAVVHHTAGSNDYAPEDSAEIVRSIYAYHTRTLGWCDIAYNALVDKYGQVFEGRAGGITKDVLGSHTGGFNTDVWGVSMIGDFEDVPPTDILVRTVGRLLGWRLGLDHVNPLGTAMLRSAGGDYTFFPAGATPTLPTIFAHRDVGNTACPGNAGYAALNQIRDIASRFNRPPDLMDSLRGGAILAKWEAMGGKDSPLGMPTTPEAAADGNARYVTFEHGAVYWSPTTDAQPLTGAIYEAWASLGYERGALGLPTSGEIQEPEWIVQNFQHGTLNFDRQTHNVLRVVDGLTLVMPPPPADGPPVQLERFSRITNPIA; encoded by the coding sequence GTGCTGCCCCGCCGACCTGCGCCGACGCTCGTGTTCACCGCGATCGCGGCGACCGTCGTCATCTTGCCGTGGGCGATCACCGGCGTACCCGGCTCCGAGCACCCGGACTCACCGAAGGCCTCGGACACCGTGCTCTCCCAGCAACCGCTGACCGGTGTCGGCGGCGGCGTGACCGTGCGCGAGATCAGTCAGCCGACGCCGTTCTCGATGGTGGCCCTCACGGGGACCGACCTGACCGGAACGTCGGCCCGGGTGCGCGCCAAGCGCCCGGACGGAACCTGGGGCCCGTGGTACACCGCGGAGACTCTGGAATCGAACGCCGACGACAGCCAGCACGGCGGCCCGCGCGGCACCGACCCGGTGTTCGTCGGGTCCACCACATCCGTGCAGATCGCGGTCACCCGGCCGCCGAACGCACCGGTCACCACCGCGCCACCCGAGACCGGCAAGGAACTCGGCTACGTGCCCGCCACCTCCGAACAACCTTTCGCGCAGAACATCTCGGCGGTGTTGATCACCCCGCCGCCCAAGGCGCCGGTCGACTCGCAGTGGCAGCTGCCGACGGCCGCACTGGGCCCCGGCCAACCGCCGAACATCATCAGCCGCGCCCAATGGGGTGCCGACGAACACATCCGCTGCGGTAACGCCGCGTACGGCAACGGGATTCGCGCGGCAGTGGTCCACCACACCGCGGGCAGCAATGACTACGCGCCCGAAGACTCGGCCGAGATCGTCCGCTCGATCTACGCCTATCACACCCGCACCCTGGGCTGGTGCGACATCGCCTACAACGCGTTGGTCGACAAGTACGGCCAGGTCTTCGAGGGCCGCGCCGGCGGAATCACCAAAGACGTACTCGGTTCTCACACAGGCGGTTTCAACACCGACGTCTGGGGTGTGTCGATGATCGGCGACTTCGAGGACGTGCCGCCCACCGACATCCTGGTCCGAACGGTCGGCAGGCTGCTCGGCTGGCGGCTGGGGTTGGACCACGTCAATCCGCTGGGAACCGCGATGCTGCGTTCGGCCGGCGGCGACTACACGTTCTTCCCTGCCGGCGCCACGCCCACGCTGCCGACCATCTTCGCGCACCGCGACGTCGGCAACACCGCATGCCCCGGCAACGCCGGCTATGCGGCGCTGAACCAGATCCGGGACATCGCCTCGAGGTTCAACAGGCCGCCGGACCTGATGGATTCGCTGCGCGGTGGCGCGATCCTGGCCAAGTGGGAGGCCATGGGCGGCAAGGACTCACCCCTCGGGATGCCGACGACGCCGGAGGCCGCGGCCGACGGCAACGCGCGGTACGTCACCTTCGAACACGGCGCCGTGTACTGGTCGCCTACCACCGATGCACAGCCGCTGACCGGTGCGATCTACGAGGCCTGGGCGTCGCTGGGCTACGAACGAGGTGCACTGGGCCTGCCGACCAGCGGCGAGATCCAGGAACCCGAATGGATCGTGCAGAACTTCCAGCACGGCACCCTCAACTTCGACCGCCAGACGCACAACGTGCTGCGGGTGGTCGACGGACTGACCTTGGTGATGCCGCCGCCCCCTGCCGACGGGCCGCCGGTGCAGCTGGAGCGGTTCAGCCGCATCACCAACCCGATCGCCTAG
- a CDS encoding esterase family protein, with amino-acid sequence MVRAVRASLAAVLLMTALATVTGVVPHAKAFSREGLPVEYLDVYSPSMGRNIRVEFQGAGSGSKAVYLLDGLRAQDDYSGWDINTPAFEWFYDSGVSVVMPVGGQSSFYSDWYSPSSFNKQPYTYKWETFLTSELPQWLAANKQVSSTGNAVVGLSMSGGAALILSAYHPQQFVYAASLSGFLNPSALLMQQAIRVAMLDAGGYNVDNMWGPPWDPAWKRNDPVVQAAAIAHNGTRLWIYCAPGGQTDLDVGADAGAALSATSLESMAIKSNKDFQAAYTAAGGTNATFEFPPSGNHSWPYWGAQLAALKPDLIATINR; translated from the coding sequence ATGGTCCGTGCCGTGAGAGCCTCCCTCGCCGCCGTCCTACTGATGACCGCACTGGCGACGGTGACGGGCGTGGTTCCGCACGCCAAAGCGTTCTCCCGAGAAGGCCTTCCGGTCGAGTACCTGGACGTGTACTCGCCGTCGATGGGCCGCAACATCCGCGTCGAGTTCCAAGGAGCGGGCAGCGGCTCCAAAGCCGTCTACCTGCTCGACGGTCTGCGTGCCCAGGACGACTACAGCGGCTGGGACATAAACACCCCCGCCTTCGAGTGGTTCTACGACTCCGGAGTCTCGGTGGTCATGCCCGTCGGTGGGCAGTCCAGCTTCTACAGCGACTGGTACTCGCCGTCGAGCTTCAACAAGCAGCCCTACACCTATAAGTGGGAGACATTCCTCACCAGTGAGCTGCCGCAGTGGCTGGCCGCCAACAAGCAGGTCTCGTCGACCGGCAACGCCGTCGTCGGCCTGTCGATGTCGGGTGGCGCCGCCTTGATTCTGTCGGCCTATCACCCGCAGCAGTTCGTCTACGCGGCCTCGCTGTCGGGCTTCCTCAATCCCTCGGCGCTGCTGATGCAGCAAGCCATCCGGGTGGCCATGCTCGACGCCGGCGGTTACAACGTCGACAACATGTGGGGCCCACCCTGGGATCCAGCGTGGAAGCGCAATGATCCGGTGGTCCAGGCCGCGGCGATCGCGCACAACGGCACCCGGCTGTGGATCTACTGCGCGCCTGGTGGGCAGACCGATCTCGATGTCGGCGCCGACGCGGGCGCTGCGCTGAGTGCCACCAGCCTGGAGTCGATGGCGATCAAGAGCAACAAAGATTTTCAGGCCGCCTACACCGCGGCCGGCGGCACAAATGCGACGTTCGAATTCCCGCCGTCGGGCAACCATTCGTGGCCCTACTGGGGAGCTCAACTCGCGGCACTGAAACCCGACCTCATCGCCACCATAAACCGGTGA
- the glf gene encoding UDP-galactopyranose mutase produces MTDSESRVAPLLPAESNSGKAPGPFDLFVVGSGFFGLTIAERVATQLGKRVLVVERRSHIGGNAYSEPEPQTGIEIHRYGAHLFHTSNQRVWDYVRQFTDFTGYQHRVFAMHGGQAYQFPMGLGLVAQFFGKYFTPDEARQLIQEQAAEFKTEEATNLEEKAISLIGRPLYEAFVKGYTAKQWQTDPAELPAAVISRLPVRYTFDNRYFNDTYEGLPVEGYTKWLQNMAADDRIEVRLDTDWFDVRDELRAASPDAPVIYTGPLDRYFDYAEGRLGWRTLDFELDVLATGDFQGTPVMNYNDLDVPYTRIHEFRHFHPERDYPTDKTVIMREYSRFADDDDEPYYPINTESDRALLAAYRTRAREETSANKVLFGGRLGTYQYLDMHMAIASALNMYDNTLAPHLRDGTPLTESSTE; encoded by the coding sequence ATGACCGATTCAGAATCCCGGGTCGCTCCGCTCCTACCCGCCGAGTCGAATTCCGGGAAAGCCCCAGGCCCCTTCGACCTCTTCGTCGTCGGCTCCGGCTTCTTCGGCCTGACCATCGCCGAGCGCGTGGCCACCCAGCTGGGCAAGCGGGTCCTGGTCGTCGAACGCCGGTCGCACATCGGGGGCAACGCGTACTCCGAGCCGGAGCCCCAGACCGGCATCGAGATCCACCGCTACGGCGCCCACCTGTTCCACACCTCCAATCAGAGGGTGTGGGACTACGTGCGGCAGTTCACCGACTTCACCGGATACCAGCACAGAGTGTTCGCCATGCACGGCGGGCAGGCGTACCAGTTCCCGATGGGGCTGGGATTGGTGGCGCAGTTCTTCGGCAAGTACTTCACCCCGGACGAAGCGCGTCAACTCATCCAGGAGCAGGCCGCCGAGTTCAAGACCGAGGAGGCCACCAATCTCGAGGAGAAGGCGATCTCGCTGATCGGCCGTCCCCTTTATGAGGCCTTCGTCAAGGGCTACACCGCCAAGCAGTGGCAGACCGACCCGGCCGAACTCCCGGCAGCGGTCATCAGCCGCCTGCCGGTGCGCTACACGTTCGACAACCGATACTTCAACGACACCTACGAGGGCCTGCCGGTCGAGGGCTATACGAAGTGGCTGCAGAACATGGCGGCCGACGACCGCATCGAAGTCCGGCTGGACACCGACTGGTTCGACGTCCGCGACGAACTGCGTGCCGCCAGCCCCGATGCCCCGGTGATCTACACCGGGCCGCTCGACCGCTACTTCGACTACGCCGAGGGCCGGCTGGGCTGGCGCACGCTGGACTTCGAGCTTGACGTGCTTGCCACCGGTGATTTTCAAGGCACCCCGGTGATGAACTACAACGACCTCGACGTGCCCTACACCCGCATTCACGAGTTCCGGCACTTCCATCCGGAGCGCGACTACCCGACCGACAAGACGGTCATCATGCGCGAGTACTCCCGGTTCGCCGACGACGACGATGAGCCGTACTACCCGATCAACACCGAGTCCGACCGCGCGCTGCTGGCCGCCTACCGCACCAGGGCGCGGGAGGAGACGTCCGCGAACAAGGTGCTCTTCGGTGGCAGGCTGGGCACGTACCAATACCTGGACATGCACATGGCGATCGCCAGCGCGCTGAACATGTACGACAACACCCTGGCGCCGCATTTGCGCGACGGGACTCCGCTGACCGAAAGCAGCACAGAATGA
- a CDS encoding glycosyltransferase — MSEIPSGPIAAGETKAVSLLARVILPRPGEPLDVRKLYIEESDTNARRAHAPTRTTLEIGAESEVSFATYFNAFPASYWRRWSTLDSVVLRVEITGSARVDVYRSKATGARITVGGTEISSPDATTPTAAEFEIGLDPFEDGGWVWFDITTDNTTTVHSAGWYAPVPAPGRASVVVGIPTFNRPADCVNALAALTSDPLVDNVITGVIVSDQGTRKAKDHPGFDAAAAALGSRLSIHNQPNLGGSGGYSRVMYEALKNTDCEQILFMDDDIRIEPDSILRALALNRFAKVPTLVGGQMLNLQEPSHLHVMGEMVDSENFMWTGAVNTEYDHNFAKYPLNDEEEYRSRLLHRRIDVDYNGWWMCMIPRQVAEELGQPLPLFIKWDDADYGLRAGEHGYPTVTLPGAAIWHMAWSDKDDAIDWQAYFHLRNRLVVAALHWDGNVRGLIASHMKATLKHLLCLEYSTVAIQNKAMDDFLEGPEHIFSILESALPEVRQMRSQYPDAVVLPSATALPTPSDKRWRRKVSIPTNPLSISVRLARGVAHQLKPHDPVHHQRPQINVATQDARWFSLSRVDGVTVTTADGRGVVYRQRDRAKMFALLRASARRQVRLARKFNRMRKVYRDALPTLSSKEKWETVLLESSSSHG; from the coding sequence ATGAGCGAGATTCCGTCCGGCCCGATCGCGGCCGGAGAAACCAAGGCCGTCAGCCTGTTGGCGCGGGTGATCCTCCCGCGTCCCGGCGAACCGCTCGACGTTCGCAAGCTGTACATCGAAGAGTCCGACACCAACGCCCGCCGTGCGCATGCGCCGACTCGCACCACCCTGGAGATCGGCGCGGAGTCCGAGGTCTCGTTCGCGACCTACTTCAACGCCTTCCCGGCCAGCTACTGGCGACGCTGGTCCACGCTCGACTCGGTGGTGTTGCGCGTCGAGATCACCGGATCGGCCCGCGTCGACGTCTACCGGTCCAAGGCCACCGGCGCCCGAATCACCGTCGGCGGCACCGAGATCAGCAGCCCCGATGCGACGACGCCGACCGCCGCCGAATTCGAGATCGGCCTGGACCCCTTCGAAGACGGCGGCTGGGTCTGGTTCGACATCACCACCGACAACACGACGACGGTGCACAGCGCCGGGTGGTACGCCCCGGTTCCCGCGCCGGGCCGGGCCAGCGTCGTCGTCGGAATCCCGACCTTCAACCGGCCTGCGGACTGCGTCAACGCGCTGGCGGCCCTGACGTCGGATCCGTTGGTGGACAACGTGATCACCGGCGTGATCGTGTCGGATCAAGGAACCCGGAAAGCGAAAGACCATCCTGGGTTCGACGCCGCCGCGGCAGCTTTGGGTTCACGCCTGTCGATACACAACCAGCCCAACCTGGGCGGCTCGGGCGGTTACAGCCGGGTCATGTACGAGGCGCTGAAGAACACCGACTGCGAACAGATCCTGTTCATGGACGACGATATCCGCATCGAGCCGGACTCGATCCTTCGGGCGTTGGCGCTCAACCGATTTGCGAAGGTCCCGACCCTCGTCGGCGGCCAGATGCTCAACCTGCAGGAGCCCAGCCACCTGCACGTCATGGGCGAGATGGTCGACTCGGAGAACTTCATGTGGACCGGCGCGGTGAACACCGAGTACGACCACAACTTCGCCAAGTACCCGCTCAACGACGAAGAGGAATATCGCAGCCGGCTGCTGCACCGGCGGATCGACGTCGACTACAACGGCTGGTGGATGTGCATGATCCCGCGGCAGGTCGCCGAGGAGCTCGGCCAGCCGTTGCCGCTGTTCATCAAATGGGACGACGCGGACTACGGCCTGCGGGCCGGCGAGCACGGTTATCCCACCGTCACGCTGCCCGGCGCCGCGATCTGGCATATGGCGTGGAGCGACAAGGACGATGCCATCGACTGGCAGGCGTACTTCCACCTGCGCAACCGCTTGGTGGTGGCCGCCCTGCACTGGGACGGAAACGTCCGCGGCCTGATTGCCAGCCACATGAAGGCAACCCTCAAACACCTTTTGTGCCTTGAGTATTCGACTGTCGCCATCCAGAACAAGGCGATGGACGATTTCCTCGAGGGGCCCGAGCACATCTTCTCGATCCTCGAGTCGGCGCTGCCGGAAGTGCGCCAGATGCGGTCGCAGTACCCCGACGCCGTTGTACTGCCCAGTGCGACCGCACTGCCCACGCCCTCGGACAAGCGGTGGCGCCGCAAGGTCAGCATCCCGACCAACCCGCTGTCGATCTCGGTGCGGCTCGCCCGCGGCGTGGCCCACCAGCTGAAGCCGCACGATCCGGTGCACCACCAGCGTCCCCAGATCAACGTCGCCACCCAGGATGCCCGGTGGTTCTCGCTGTCTCGGGTCGACGGTGTCACCGTCACCACCGCCGACGGACGCGGCGTGGTCTACCGGCAGCGCGACCGCGCGAAAATGTTTGCGCTGCTGCGTGCTTCGGCGCGCCGCCAAGTCCGGCTGGCCCGCAAGTTCAATCGGATGCGCAAGGTCTACCGGGACGCTCTCCCGACGCTGTCGAGCAAGGAGAAGTGGGAAACGGTGTTGCTCGAGAGCTCCTCCAGCCATGGCTGA